The window TCACCAGTTGTTTCCCAATACCAAAAAATTAGGAGCAATCACAGCTTTCTACTTCCTAGAGACAGCCTCTTTGCTGATTCCCTTTCAGCTCCCATAAACCTGCCAAGTAGCAGACCCAGGGGGTTCACCACACCAGGTACCTGTAGGACCACTCTCACACATGTGAAGGTACCCAACAAAGGGCCCTCGGTCTCCAGCCAGCTTTCCCTCCTTCCGATTTTTGTCTCCTGTCTAAAAATGGTTTGCCTTAAtgatgaaatacatttaaaaaggtgGACGTGattctacagatggggaaatcAGATTGATTAAGGAGAACATTTGGAAGAGACAGAGGCTCAACTatggtagaaaatgaagaaatacaaaataaagcaatGAATACCAAATTATACCCATCAGATTGGAAAGCATTAGAAAGTAAGATAATACTAAGTGTTGGATATGATGTGAGAATCTGAGAACCCTCAGGCTCTGCAGATGGAAACCTACACTGGTGCctgctcaaggaaatcaagaATGAGCACCCCCTAGGATCCAGAAGCCCCACTCCCAGGTGTACACCCCAGATGCTCTCATACTGGTCCTCAGAAAGACACATCCAAGAATGCGGCCAGGAGCTGAGTATACACACAGGGATACTCAACATACACACATCATAACTACATGCTTCTGGATTGTAAAAGAATTCAAACTATGCAGAAACATATcgtgaataataaaaaaatatgataatcacccacatgcacagacacacagattTATCTGCACATTcgtatatacatgtttataatttatttaaatgagcTAATACTATACATGTCACTTTGTGACCTGTTTCAGACTCAAAAATATATAGCAAGTATTATCTCAATGTCATCATTTTGAACAGCTGCACAGTATTCTGCCATAAAGATTGCCATGATTTGCTTAACCAATGCCCAGTTGTTGGACACTTGGATTATTTAAACCTTTTCACTATCAAACAGAGCTTCTCTGAATATCATTGCACTTGCATCTTGGCTTTCTCTTCTAATCATTCACATTAGAAGCAAAGAATATATAGTGCAGTGGAAAATGTACATACTTTAAGAATGGAATCACTTGATTAAAAGTATACATCTTTTTCATTAAAAGACACATTCTTTGCTTCTAATTTCCTTGGatccaatttttttctgttgtctggTAAGGTGACTCCttcagagaaaacagagaaataggCTAGGACTGCCATTTTATACGCAATCATACTTACTACACTCTCCTTTATCTACATTGTACAAATTCCTACCTCGCAGGTATCCAGCATCAGTCATGCAGCTAGTCTAGCACATTTTGAGAGACATCAGCAATGTAAAATCCTTGAGAGCTCAACATTCTTTtgctaaaaatatctttattaaatGCCAGCTTGTGCCTGGAACCACACTAGGTATTAGGGAAACACAGAAGATTAATGCCTAGTCCTGCTCAGAAGAAGTTCGGTGGCACTTGACTCTGAAGAGGGAATTCAAAAATCGAGTGTGCTTTGGAAGCACAGAGGGGCCCTAGCTGCagaggcttctcagaggaggcaACAGCAACGAGGTCAAACAGCACCGAACTGACCACGCAGTCTTAGTGACAGAGGGGACTCCAGGCAGAGGGGTAGAGTGGGACAAGATGCTCAGGCCACGCAGTGCCTCCAGAGAACCCCAGGAAGTCCAGCAAAGCAGGAGGCGCACTGAGCAGAGCCGAGATGGGGGCTCAGGAGGGAGGCAGCACCCTGATCTGAAGAGTCAGCCTTGCCCACACATCAAGGAGTCTGTATGCAGGGAGAATTGGCAGGGAGGGGTAGAAGAAGGATGAGACAGGCATTCCTGCAGTTGAGGGAGGACAGACTGGAGAGGGACAAGGTTGGAGGCACGAACCCCAGCTTAACAGATATTATTGCAATTCAGGAGCGACAAGGTAGAAACGGCGGCAGGTGGCGAAGCTTCACTGGGGAAGGTGGTGTGGGCAGAGGTGAGACAGTCTCTTGGAGACTCAGGTGGTGGAATTTCCAGGACTCGGTGCCCGCAGGCTAAGGAGTtgcagagggagaaaggaaggagggccCCCAGCCAGCAGAGCAGGCATTTGGTTAGCTGACTAACCAAGGTTACAGGGGAGCGTGGGACAGGGGAAAGGCCACAGTACAGACCGAATAGCACAGATGAGGTGCTGGCCCTGCCTTGGCTACACAGACTTGCAGAGTGTTCTAGAATCTAGCAATGACTTATTCCACTTCCTGGGATGCAACTTTCTCAACTGCAAAGAAACACATGGGGACTGTGCACCATCAGGGCCCTTGCAAGCTGTAAAATATTACAAAGTCCTCTCTAGATCAGAATCTGGGGTGGCAGCTGTCCACCTGAAAACTCACCCTAACAAGATTGCCTTCCTGGGAAGAGACGCAGATCATGTCCATAACCAGCTTCTCCTATGAAGTCGTAAACTTCTTTCAACACTCCACACCCAAGCTACTAAAGACCCATCtcttccaggctagagtgctggcTTACCCACTCCAACATGAGTCTCGCACCCCTCACATCTGGGTGCATGCTGCCTTCTTTTCTCCCCTACTCCTGAGTAATAAACAGCAGACTAGCAAAATTGTTCAAATaccttctaaaaaaaatacacagccTTGTGGACTCCAGGGCCTATTTTGAGCTAAATGTTTCAAACCTCCAGACTCAGAGCTGCTCTAGGCATTAACCTTCACTCCAACTGAACAATCAGGAAGTCCGTAGATGACAATGGCACCTCTGCTGAATGGCAGGCCCGCATCGGGCATGGAGACACGAAGATGAACTGGACTTCCCAACCTCAAGGGCCCTCTGCTGAGTGCAGAAGCCAGCATGGCATggttggactgaaggatgcacaGATTAGGGATGAGGAGGTCAGAAAATAGTGACAGCCTCATTCAAATGTCCAGGAAAACTATACAGAGGAAGGAGGATGGGAGCTGGGCCTTGGTGGCTGCACGCACTTGTAGAATATAGAGGCAAGAATTAGGCTAGAAGCGGGAAACCACAGAGCATAAGGAGCAAGTGACAAGGTACTAGGCTCAGAAGCGCTGGTTGATGTCTGCGTTGCAGACGGGGGCCAGCTTGCAAGGGCCCCAAATGCCACACCCAGGTATTGCCATGCCTAGGTAGTGGCCACAGAGAGCTGCTAGAGTTTGTAAACAGAGGATTGAGGCCAGTGGGTAGAGTGGGAAGAAGACAGGAGCATTTCAACCCAGAGAACATCAAGGAGACCAGCAGAGTGAGGAACGATGTGGCCTGAGACAAGGCAGGGAATGGTGAGGTGAGCGTGGGACCATACTTcccctttctccattttctcagACCACTGGCATCTAATCCTACAGACACAGAAGAAAACACCTGGACTCAAAGTCACACACAACTGACAGCAAAGCTCAATACATAGATGGCTCCTAACTCTGCCTTTTCCTGGTCTGGTTTCTGCTGTTGCACTGAAAATGCTACCAGGAGAGCAAGCCCTGAAGCCCAACCTGCCACAGCTGATCAAACACCAAAGCACTGTGTGTACGCTTGGAAGCAGAGGGAGGCAGCAGTGAACAGCTGACACACACACCCAGACTTCCAGGCGGGCCTCAGTAACAGGACAGGTTTGGTTCATTTCCTGCAAAAACAGGATTTCCCAGGCATTAAAGGAAATGTCCTTGCATTCCTCTTAGCCCTGTCCACCAGGATGGACAGGGATCAAGGACCTGGGACATCCTTCCTAATTTACCAGACACTTTATCCCTGAACGTGAGCAACCTACAAAAGGCTCTCCAAGATCCCTCATGCCCCTGTGAATGTTCATCTAGCGCAACTTAGGCAGGAGCCTAGGAAAGCCGTCTGTGTCCCCCACCAACAGAAAATAAGGGAGGCCACCAAGGGTCGCCTAGAATCCTGAAGCTCAGCTCCAACCCCTGGTGCAAAGCACCCCTCCAGCGTAATTCTGGAGGCAATTCTACTACCCCCCACACTAGAAACTGCTTCTttcagtagcaaaaaaaaaaaaaagaagaagaagaagaagaagaaaaagtaggcGGGGCGTGAGGGAGCTGCAGATGGTAGAAGGGAGAGGGAGTAGCGAGATTAAAGTTAGAcaggcctgggttcaagtcctacCTCCACCACTGAGTTTACCTTAGATGAGCCATTTTGCCTCTCTGAAAatgttttcctcatctgtgaaatgattataaaaataaattatgggaAACGCTGTCAGAATTCAGAGCGCTATTGTTAGTGTTCAGCATTAGCAGAAAGCCAACAAATGGGaaccacatatttattttatatatatagttaaagagaggaaagaaaattccTAAAACATGTACCAGGAAAATCCAGACGAGCACACCCCGGCCCCCCACCCACTCTCCCGGGCAGGGCAGGAGGCACACGGCTGGCTGGGGCGCACCAGGGCACCTGTGCGTGCAGGTGGGGCGGGCGCGCGGCGACAGCAGGTTGGCGATGCCGCCCTGTCGGCCGGCGGGGGAAGGAAGAGGGCGGGAGGGCCCACCTGAAGACGCGCAGCAGCAGGCAGGCGATGAGGAGGGTGGTAAAGGCGAACGCCACGATCACGGCTGCCTTGAGGGTGGGTAGGTCGCGGAGGAGGATGGAAATGCGGGTCACCAAGGCGTCGCCACTGCTGTTGGAGCTGGAGCTGCCGCTGCCGCCCGCCGCCCCAGACCCAAACCGGGTGGTGTTCCCGGGCCCCGGGCCGGGCGGTGGCCGCGACTCGCGCTCGGGTTCGGGCCACGGCGCGGAGACGGACTCGGCTCTGCTGGCGCGGGCGGCGGGAGCGGCCAGGAGCGcgagcagcagcagcggcaggaGCGGGGCGGGCAGCGGCACGGCGCGCATAGTGCGGTGGGTCGGCACAGGATCGGGCAGGGCGCGCGCGGCTGAGCTCCAGGATCCGCACCAGCACGGAGGCCTGCACCGGGGGATCCTGCGGCGGAGGCGGCTGCGCGGTGCTTGGCAGGAAGCTGCGGCGCCCGGAAGAGCCCgcgccaccgccgccgccaccACCAACACGTTGCAAGGAGTCATTCGACGGGCCGCGGCCCCACGTGGGCGGGGCAGGCCACCCGGCCTGGGTCCCGGCTGCGCTCCGCTCGCCCGCGACCCCAATTCCTCGGGACTTGAGACCCCGTGGTGAAGCAGCAACTGCCACGATGACACTTGGGCTGGCCCTGTGTTACACGTTTCacgtgttttatttatttcatttaattctacaACCCCCTTTGAAGACAGGTATTCTGTTACCCACATTTGATAGCTGACTTGGCACCCAAAGAGCCAGCTCACAGCAACCCACATTGTGTCAGACTAAGAATCAAAAACTATGGGACCTAGAAGTAGACTCCCATCTTGCAGATCAAAAACTGAAGCCGACAGTGAAGTGGTTGCCTGATGTCCTATGCAACGCATAATTTCAGTATCTCCCCTAATTTCCCTCTTTCTCAAAAGGGGTTTCTTATTTCATGCGCCTCTGCTTACGAACCGGACTGGGATGTGAATCTCTGCCTCTCATACCTTTGTTGTGGAACACCAGTTGGTGTGGTTAATGCCCCCCTGCCTGGCTGAAGTTTCTCCGGGGAATAATTGGCTTGCTGCCTCTGGTTTGTAAGCTAAATGATGCTTAGGTGGAGAAAGACAATTAAGGAAGTTCTAGTGGGAGGCCCAAAGGTGGAAActgatggggacacagagcccctACCTGAAGTACTAGGAGCCATTCCCAGGGCTTCAGGGTTCCCCTTTTACACTGCAGATGGGTCCTGGCAGGAAGCTTTTCGGTGGTGGGTAAACAGTTAAATACACATGACATGACAAGGTCCCAGGGACCTTAAACAGCCCATTTCTGGTCCTGctggaaaaagagacaaatatagTACAGTGTATTAGTTGTCTACTGCAGCATAACAAATTGCCCTAAAACCTAGCTGCTTAAAACAACATGCATTTAGTATCTCACAGTCTGTGGGTCAGGAAACTGACCATAGGTTACCTGGGTTCTCTGCTTCAGAGCCTCTCCCAAAGgtgcaatcaaggtgtcagctggggctggggtctcc is drawn from Homo sapiens chromosome 15, GRCh38.p14 Primary Assembly and contains these coding sequences:
- the FAM174B gene encoding membrane protein FAM174B precursor, with protein sequence MRAVPLPAPLLPLLLLALLAAPAARASRAESVSAPWPEPERESRPPPGPGPGNTTRFGSGAAGGSGSSSSNSSGDALVTRISILLRDLPTLKAAVIVAFAFTTLLIACLLLRVFRSGKRLKKTRKYDIITTPAERVEMAPLNEEDDEDEDSTVFDIKYR